The Actinocatenispora sera genome has a window encoding:
- a CDS encoding gas vesicle protein, with amino-acid sequence MTEKTARRDTARSSAKRGPALAASRQAMTQLAELTGRTPDSVSALEPTDDGWRFRVEIVELERIPQTTSVLASYEVDADPDGNVVSYRRLQRYTRNGTEGPRQ; translated from the coding sequence ATGACCGAGAAAACGGCGAGGCGCGACACCGCGCGATCATCGGCCAAGCGTGGGCCGGCGCTGGCCGCATCGCGCCAGGCCATGACGCAGCTGGCCGAGTTGACCGGCCGCACACCGGACTCGGTGTCCGCACTGGAACCCACCGACGACGGTTGGCGCTTTCGGGTGGAGATCGTCGAGTTGGAGCGGATCCCGCAGACCACCAGCGTGCTCGCCAGCTACGAGGTCGACGCCGACCCCGACGGCAACGTCGTGTCGTACCGCCGGCTGCAGCGCTACACCCGCAACGGAACGGAAGGACCGCGCCAGTGA
- the gvpJ gene encoding gas vesicle protein GvpJ encodes MTVQQPRGTTLSPSSRSGDTLADILERVLDKGIVIAGDIQVNVLDIELLTLKLRLLVASVDTARDMGIDWWSRDPFLTGESALQRENQELAERLERLERATGRTADQVESADGDR; translated from the coding sequence GTGACCGTGCAGCAACCGCGCGGGACCACGCTGTCCCCGTCGTCCCGCAGCGGAGACACCCTCGCCGACATCCTGGAACGGGTGCTGGACAAGGGCATCGTGATTGCCGGCGACATCCAGGTGAACGTCCTCGACATCGAGCTGTTGACCTTGAAGCTGCGGCTGCTCGTCGCTTCCGTCGACACCGCTCGCGACATGGGCATCGACTGGTGGAGCCGGGACCCGTTCCTGACCGGGGAATCCGCGCTGCAGCGCGAGAACCAGGAACTGGCCGAGCGGCTGGAGCGGCTGGAGCGCGCCACCGGCCGCACCGCCGACCAGGTGGAGAGCGCGGACGGAGATCGATGA